Proteins encoded within one genomic window of Oncorhynchus keta strain PuntledgeMale-10-30-2019 chromosome 12, Oket_V2, whole genome shotgun sequence:
- the LOC127906511 gene encoding chorion class high-cysteine HCA protein 12-like, whose translation MDCLCGMAYLCGMDCLCGMACLCGMDCLCGMACLCGMACLCGMACLCGMACLCGMDCLCGMACLCGMDCLCGMAYLCGMDCLCGMAYLCGMDCLCGMACLCGMACLCGMACLCGMACLCGMDCLCGMDCLCGMDCLCGMDCLCGMDCLCGMDCLCGMDCLCGMPSHGLCSSDVAPVGSNCRPKWDL comes from the coding sequence ATGGACTGCCTGTGTGGTATGGCCTACCTGTGTGGTATGGACTGCCTGTGTGGTATGGCCTGTCTGTGTGGTATGGACTGCCTGTGTGGTATGGCCTGCCTGTGTGGTATGGCCTGCCTGTGTGGTATGGCCTGCCTGTGTGGTATGGCCTGCCTGTGTGGTATGGACTGCCTGTGTGGTATGGCCTGCCTGTGTGGTATGGACTGCCTGTGTGGTATGGCCTACCTGTGTGGTATGGACTGCCTGTGTGGTATGGCCTACCTGTGTGGTATGGACTGCCTGTGTGGTATGGCCTGCCTGTGTGGTATGGCCTGCCTGTGTGGTATGGCCTGCCTGTGTGGTATGGCCTGCCTGTGTGGTATGGACTGCCTGTGTGGTATGGACTGCCTGTGTGGTATGGACTGCCTGTGTGGTATGGACTGCCTGTGTGGTATGGACTGCCTGTGTGGTATGGACTGCCTGTGTGGTATGGACTGCTTGTGTGGTATGCCCTCCCATGGGCTTTGTAGCTCGGATGTGGCTCCTGTGGGGTCTAACTGTCGACCCAAGTGGGATTTGTAG